One genomic window of Glycine soja cultivar W05 chromosome 9, ASM419377v2, whole genome shotgun sequence includes the following:
- the LOC114368354 gene encoding uncharacterized protein LOC114368354, protein MLVKKLVTHNHVKPYSTPLGHYGHRFGGQRTSEGLQPAGGSSQPVNRVSQPAGRGGGGGGAPTIVSTPLRCGKCGQLGHIAREWTNREVTCFNCQGKVHLSTSCPHLRKEKRSGSLNNQSGRLRTTGRVFALSGADAA, encoded by the coding sequence ATGCTAGTGAAGAAGCTAGTGACCCACAATCATGTTAAGCCATATTCTACCCCTCTTGGGCATTATGGCCACCGCTTTGGGGGACAGAGGACTAGTGAAGGACTTCAACCAGCTGGTGGGAGTTCTCAACCAGTTAACAGGGTGTCTCAGCCTGCTGgtagaggtggtggtggtggtggtgctccTACTATTGTTTCTACACCACTCAGGTGTGGGAAGTGTGGTCAACTTGGGCATATTGCTCGTGAGTGGACAAATAGAGAGGTGACTTGCTTTAACTGCCAAGGTAAGGTCCACCTCAGTACCAGTTGCCCACATCTGAGGAAGGAGAAGAGGAGTGGAAGTTTGAATAACCAGAGTGGACGACTGAGGACCACAGGGAGAGTGTTTGCTCTTAGTGGTGCTGATGCCGCATAG
- the LOC114368050 gene encoding mitogen-activated protein kinase kinase kinase YODA-like, giving the protein MPSWWGKSSSTKKKANKESFINAFHRKFKIPSEGKPNSRSGGSRRHSNDSISEKGAQSPPESRSPSPSKVGRCQSFVDRPHAQPLPLPGLHPSNISRADSEISIPSSRARHEKGSKPSLFLPLPKPVCIRGRLNPADLDGDLVTASVSSESSADSDEPVDSRNRSPLATDCETGTRTAAGSPSSLMVKDQSTTVSQINSREAKKPANILGNHTSSTSPKRRPLSNHVTNLQIPPHGAFCSAPDSSRSSPSRSPLRSFGTEQVLNSAFWAGKPYPEVNFGGSGHCSSPGSGHNSGHNSMGGDMSGQLFWQPSRGSPEYSPVPSPRMTSPGPSSRIQSGAVTPIHPRAGGTPNESQTGRVDDVKPQSHRLPLPPLAVTNTLPFSHSNSAATSPSMPRSPGRADNPISPGSRWKKGKLLGRGTFGHVYVGFNKESGEMCAMKEVTLFSDDAKSKESAKQLMQEITLLSRLRHPNIVQYYGSETVGDKLYIYLEYVAGGSIYKLLQEYGQFGELAIRSFTQQILSGLAYLHAKNTVHRDIKGANILVDTNGRVKLADFGMAKHITGQSCPLSFKGSPYWMAPEVIKNSNGCNLAVDIWSLGCTVLEMATTKPPWSQYEGVAAMFKIGNSKELPTIPDHLSCEGKDFVRKCLQRNPHNRPSASELLDHPFVKYAAPLERPILGPESPSDPAVSGITQGATTSGIGQGRNPSKLDSDRLSLHSSRFLKTNPHASEIHIPRNISCPVSPIGSPLLRPRSPQHMNGRMSPSPISSPRTASGASTPLNGGSGAIPFSNHLVYIQEGLGSLPKSSNGVYVSVPAAHHDLNIDIFRGMQQTSHITSELVPSESDVLGKQFARSPHNEPYDVQSVLADRVCRQLLGDNVKINPSLDLSPNSLLSRANGL; this is encoded by the exons atgcCTTCATGGTGGGGGAAATCATCGTCAACCAAGAAGAAAGCAAATAAGGAAAGTTTTATCAATGCATTTCACCGAAAATTTAAAATCCCATCCGAAGGTAAACCAAACAGTAGATCCGGAGGATCTCGTAGACATAGCAATGACTCAATTTCGGAGAAAGGGGCTCAGTCTCCTCCTGAATCAAGATCTCCTTCGCCTTCCAAAGTGGGAAGGTGTCAAAGCTTTGTTGATAGGCCTCATGCCCAGCCACTACCACTTCCTGGCCTGCACCCATCAAATATAAGCCGAGCAGATTCTGAAATTAGTATACCATCATCTAGAGCAAGACATGAAAAGGGCTCCAAACCATCATTGTTTCTTCCACTACCAAAACCGGTGTGCATCCGTGGTAGGTTGAACCCTGCTGATTTGGATGGAGATTTGGTCACTGCTTCAGTCTCTAGTGAGAGCTCTGCTGATAGTGATGAACCAGTGGACTCTCGCAATCGTAGTCCTTTGGCAACTGACTGTGAAACTGGGACTAGAACTGCTGCAGGCAGTCCCTCCAG CTTGATGGTCAAGGATCAATCAACTACTGTTTCCCAAATAAACTCAAGGGAAGCTAAAAAACCGGCAAACATTCTTGGTAATCATACGTCTTCTACTTCACCAAAACGTAGGCCCTTAAGCAACCATGTTACGAATCTGCAGATTCCTCCTCATGGTGCCTTCTGCAGTGCACCTGAcagttcaagatcaagtccatCAAGAAGTCCATTGAGATCATTTGGCACAGAACAGGTGTTGAACTCTGCTTTTTGGGCCGGAAAGCCATATCCAGAGGTCAATTTTGGTGGATCTGGCCACTGCTCAAGTCCTGGTTCTGGTCACAATTCTGGGCATAATTCAATGGGAGGGGACATGTCAGGGCAGTTATTTTGGCAACCTAGCAGGGGTAGCCCAGAGTATTCCCCCGTACCTAGTCCCAGAATGACTAGCCCAGGTCCAAGCTCTAGAATTCAGAGTGGAGCTGTTACACCTATTCATCCAAGAGCTGGGGGAACACCCAATGAATCACAAACAGGAAGGGTTGATGATGTAAAACCACAGAGTCATCGTTTACCCCTTCCTCCCTTAGCAGTTACCAATACTTTGCCTTTCTCTCATTCAAATTCTGCAGCAACTTCTCCATCTATGCCAAGAAGTCCTGGAAGAGCAGATAATCCAATTAGCCCTGGATCACGTTGGAAAAAAGGAAAGCTGCTTGGCAGAGGCACATTTGGACATGTCTATGTTGGCTTTAATAA GGAAAGTGGTGAAATGTGTGCTATGAAAGAGGTAACTCTGTTTTCAGATGATGCCAAATCTAAAGAAAGTGCTAAGCAATTAATGCAG GAAATTACCTTGTTGAGCCGGTTACGACATCCAAATATAGTGCAGTATTATGGTTCCGAAACA GTAGGCGACAAGCTTTACATATATCTGGAGTATGTTGCTGGAGGCTCCATATATAAACTTCTTCAAGAATATGGACAATTTGGTGAACTAGCTATTCGTAGTTTTACTCAACAAATTTTGTCAGGACTTGCTTATTTACATGCTAAAAATACTGTCCACAG GGACATCAAAGGAGCAAATATACTGGTAGATACTAATGGCCGGGTTAAGTTGGCAGACTTTGGCATGGCAAAGCAT ATAACAGGGCAATCATGTCCATTATCATTCAAGGGAAGCCCCTATTGGATGGCTCCTGAG GTTATAAAAAACTCTAATGGTTGCAACCTAGCTGTTGATATATGGAGCCTTGGATGCACAGTTTTGGAAATGGCTACAACTAAACCTCCTTGGAGTCAGTATGAAGGG GTTGCTGCCATGTTCAAGATTGGTAATAGCAAGGAACTCCCAACAATCCCAGATCATCTCTCTTGTGAAGGAAAGGATTTTGTTAGGAAATGCCTACAACGTAATCCACACAATCGCCCTTCAGCCAGTGAATTATTGGACCACCCTTTTGTAAAATATGCTGCACCTTTAGAAAGACCTATTCTGGGTCCTGAGTCTCCTTCAGACCCAGCAGTATCAGGGATCACACAAGGAGCTACAACTTCG GGCATTGGACAAGGAAGGAATCCATCTAAGTTGGATTCAGATCGACTTTCTCTTCATTCTTCTAGGTTTTTGAAAACTAATCCTCATGCAAG TGAAATCCATATTCCAAGGAATATATCTTGCCCTGTCTCACCCATTGGAAGCCCACTTTTGAGGCCAAGATCGCCACAACACATGAATGGGCGAATGTCTCCCTCCCCTATATCTAGCCCTCGGACTGCTTCTGGTGCATCCACACCTCTCAATGGTGGTAGTGGTGCCATTCCATTTAGTAATCACTTAGTTTACATTCAAGAGGGTCTTGGAAGCTTGCCAAAGTCTTCAAATGGTGTCTACGTTAGTGTCCCTGCTGCTCATCATGACTTGAATATTGACATTTTTCGAGGAATGCAACAGACATCTCACATTACATCAGAACTGGTTCCAAGTGAAAGTGATGTTTTGGGGAAGCAGTTTGCACGGTCTCCTCATAATGAGCCGTATGATGTTCAATCAGTCTTGGCTGACCGTGTTTGCCGGCAGCTGCTGGGGGATAATGTGAAAATTAACCCATCCCTTGATCTAAGTCCCAACTCTTTGCTCAGCCGGGCTAATGGTTTATGA